TTATGTGTTAGATATTTTAATCGCATATCATGTTACGCGATTTGTTGTTAACTCCAATTAGAAATAATTCAATAAGGTCCTAATTATTCGTAGTGATATATGTCATTATTGATCATAAGAGAAGTATTACAAAAATCAAATATGGCATTTGAGAAAATCTCACAAAATCCTAACTATTTCAGATTATCTATTATTTTGTTTATTGTTGCATGTTTTTCATCATTTTTTGCAGAAATATCTGAATTATTCTTTCAAACATCTCATGGTTTTAGAGGTACACCAAATCTAGCTTTCCATGTGGTGAATTTTGGTGGAATTGTATTGAATAATTTTCTGATAATTCTATTTGTTTTTTTCATTGGGCGAAAATTAGGTGGTAGTACTAGTTTTAGGCAAATATTCACAAGTATGTCGTTTTGTTTGATTCCTGTTATTATAGGGACAATGATCTTGGCATTAAGCACTTTTTTCTACTTTTTTAGCATTCCATCATATGACACATTATCTCCATCATATGCATCAACTTTCATGTTATCCCCACCAATG
The window above is part of the Nitrosopumilus sp. genome. Proteins encoded here:
- a CDS encoding YIP1 family protein, with protein sequence MAFEKISQNPNYFRLSIILFIVACFSSFFAEISELFFQTSHGFRGTPNLAFHVVNFGGIVLNNFLIILFVFFIGRKLGGSTSFRQIFTSMSFCLIPVIIGTMILALSTFFYFFSIPSYDTLSPSYASTFMLSPPMLSNFIIIPFFVWSLILYFKSIKITNNFTNFKTILTLGLAFLLMYLESMFYDLTTSIPLQFLYH